In Salmo salar chromosome ssa03, Ssal_v3.1, whole genome shotgun sequence, a single genomic region encodes these proteins:
- the LOC106600967 gene encoding interferon a3, giving the protein MKTHFDKLNTVLKQKGEDVYVVALEAMRYVEQLYNNSLTSVTWNKTELNMFQNVIYRQVQNLELCVVGGVWESSGNGWSVTLKTYFNKLNTVLKEKEHSACAWEIVRKEIRENLVQFKKFIDSRVKL; this is encoded by the exons ATGAAAACACATTTCGACAAGCTGAACACCGTCTTGAAACAGAAG GGTGAGGACGTCTATGTGGTTGCATTGGAGGCTATGCGATATGTGGAACAATTATACAACAACAGTCTGACGTCTGTCACGTGGAACAAAACAGAACTTAATATGTTCCAAAACGTCATATATCGTCAAGTTCAAAACTTAGAGTTATGT GTCGTAGGTGGTGTTTGGGAATCCTCTGGAAATGGATGGTCGGTTACTCTGAAAACATACTTCAACAAGCTGAACACCGTCTTGAAAGAGAAG GAACACAGCGCATGCGCATGGGAGATTGTGCGAAAGGAGATTCGCGAAAACttggtgcagttcaagaaattcaTTGACAGCAGAGTCAAGCTGTGA
- the LOC106600970 gene encoding interferon beta-like, which produces MALQTITWMSAFLCVAHVCSMPMPCQLQGQLVRITHNLLRDMGGNIPLECLQENVFVAFPATAFASSGARQLSSSGAKAIYETLKNIDTLFGADDLPTQWDQRKLENFQNIVYRQIEESKCMMGSVDTSDYLIRTEGLNTYFGNIAAVLKEKNFSYCAWEVVRKELLYTLQFILEHNSDSLLWANRT; this is translated from the exons ATGGCACTTCAGACTATCACTTGGATGAGCGCCTTCCTCTGCGTCGCGCACGTTTGCTCCATGCCCATGCCTTGTCAGCTACAAGGACAGCTGGTGCGAATAACCCACAACCTACTGAGAGACATG gGGGGTAATATTCCTCTGGAGTGTCTGCAGGAGAACGTCTTCGTGGCATTCCCAGCCACCGCATTTGCATCCTCCGGCGCGCG TCAATTGAGCAGCAGTGGTGCTAAGGCTATTTATGAGACGTTGAAGAACATCGACACATTGTTTGGAGCTGACGACCTGCCTACTCAGTGGGACCAACGGAAGTTGGAGAATTTTCAGAATATTGTATACCGCCAGATTGAAGAGAGCAAATGT ATGATGGGCAGTGTGGATACAAGTGACTATCTCATCAGGACAGAAGGACTGAATACGTACTTTGGGAACATTGCAGCAGTCCTAAAAGAAAAG AATTTCAGTTACTGCGCCTGGGAAGTGGTGCGAAAAGAGCTCCTGTACACCCTACAGTTCATTCTGGAACACAACTCTGATAGCCTTCTGTGGGCCAACAGAACATGA